CAGGGCTCGGCGGATTCCACGCGGAGACGACGATGACGTTCCAGCGCCCGATCAAGGTCGGCGACAAGATCACCGCGAAGGTCGTCTTCGACGGTTTCGACGGCCCCATCGAGGGCAGCAATTTCGGCGGCAAGCGCATCAAAGACTATCTGCGCCAGGAGTATTGGAACCAAGACGGCGAGCTGGCCGCAACGTTCATCTGTTCACGGATGCGCTTCGAGCGCACCGAGATGCAGGCCCGCCGGGAGTCCCGCAAGATCGAGCTGCCGCATCCTTGGACGCCGGAGCAGCTCGAGGAGATCGAAGAGCGGATCCTCGCGGAGGCCCCCCGCGGAGCGTCCCCACGCTACTGGGAGGATGTCGAGGTCGGCGATGAGCTCGACATCGTCACCAAGGGCCCGATCGGGTTGACCGACGAGATCGCCTACATCGCGGCCGGCGCCGCACCCATACCGCGGCTGTCCGCACACGGGGTCGCCCTTCGGCGGTACCGTAAGCACCCCAAGTGGGCATATCGCGACCCCAACACCCATGCACTGGAGCCGGTCTACTCCGTGCACTACAACGACTACGCCGCACGCTTGCAGGGTGCCCAGATCGCCTACGACGTCGGCATTCAGCGCACCTGCTGGCAGATTCACTGCCTGACGAACTGGATGGGCGACACGGGCTTCCTCAAATCGCTGCACGGCCAGTACCGCTCGCATGTTTATCTGTCCGATGTCGTCGAGCTCGGCGGCCGCGTCGTGGCCAAGGAGATCGACTCCGACGGCGATCACGTGGTGCGCGTCGAAACCTGGGCGAACAACCAGCGTGAGCAGAACGTGATGCCGGGATCGGCCGTCATCGTCCTGCCTACCCGAGGGAACTGACATGGGAGCTCTGGAAGTCGTGTGGGGTAGTGACATCGCGGTCGAAGAGGTGCGGGGCATCCCGTTCAAGACCTATTCGCAGCGCCCACGTCACATCGGCGACCTCCTCATGTTCGCCGACCGATGGGGCGATCGCCCGCACATTGTTCAAGGTTCCCGCGTGGTCACCTTCACAGACCTGCGGCGGGCGGCGCAGGTCAAGGCCCGCGAATTGGCAGACGGTGGCTTGGAATCCGGCGAGCGGGTGCTGCTGCTCGGCTGGAACAGCCCGGAATGGATCATCAACTTCTGGGCCTGTGCCATCCTCGGTGCGGTCCCGGTGCTGGGCAACGGCTGGTGGGGTGCCGGTGAGGTCGCCGATGCGGCCGACACCGCCAAGGTTACGCTCGCCCTCGTTGATCAACGGGGCGCGG
This region of Mycolicibacterium goodii genomic DNA includes:
- a CDS encoding MaoC family dehydratase N-terminal domain-containing protein; amino-acid sequence: MTTTEAKGDKEITSELAAGKFTDEMLAKMRDLIGTELRTDSCVNNEYATRLAILRFAEGIGDDNPLWVDEEYAAEGPFGGIIAPPSFVFACLGSIQVGWPGLGGFHAETTMTFQRPIKVGDKITAKVVFDGFDGPIEGSNFGGKRIKDYLRQEYWNQDGELAATFICSRMRFERTEMQARRESRKIELPHPWTPEQLEEIEERILAEAPRGASPRYWEDVEVGDELDIVTKGPIGLTDEIAYIAAGAAPIPRLSAHGVALRRYRKHPKWAYRDPNTHALEPVYSVHYNDYAARLQGAQIAYDVGIQRTCWQIHCLTNWMGDTGFLKSLHGQYRSHVYLSDVVELGGRVVAKEIDSDGDHVVRVETWANNQREQNVMPGSAVIVLPTRGN